The Candidatus Methylomirabilota bacterium genome includes the window GGCAACGTGGTGTCGGCGGCGGAGCACACGATGGGGGTGCTGCTGGCCCTCGTTCGGCGGATCCCCGAAGCTCACGGCAGCCTCAAGGCACTCACCTGGGACCGCACGATTTACGGGGCCGAGCTCTTGCGGAAGACCGTCGGGGTGGTCGGGCTCGGCAAGGTCGGCTCGCGGGTCGCCGCGCGGCTCCGGGCCTTCGAGACCGAGCTGCTGGTCTACGACCCCTATGTCGCGGAGGCTCGAGCCCGCGAGGTGGGCGCGCGCTTGACCGACTTCGAGACCCTGCTCAGGGAGTCGGACGTCATCACCTTCCACGTCCCCCTGACCGATGAGACGACCAATATGGTCGCGGCGCGGGAACTGGGGCTCATGAAGCGCGGCGTCCGCCTCGTCAACTGCGCGCGCGGTGGCGTGGTCAACGAGGCCGACCTGCTGGCGGCGCTCGAGTCCGGGCACGTGGCGGGCGCCGCCATCGACGTCTGGAGCGAGGAGCCGCCCCGGAGCAAGCTCCTCCGGCGGCTCATCGCCGACCCGCGCGTCGTCGTCACCCCCCACCTCGGCGCCAACTCCGGCGAGGCCCAGGTGAACGTCGCCCTGGACGTTGCCCGTCAGATCGTCGCCTTTCGCGATGGCGATCTGGTCGAGTACGCCGTGAATATTCCGGTGGGCGACAGCGCGGTGCTCGCCGAGCTGAAGCCGTTCATCGGGCTGGCCGACCGCCTCGGGCGCTTCTGCGTCCAGCTCGATCCCGAGCACCTGGCCAGCGTCGAGGTGAAGGTGGCGGGCGCGGTCGCCCAGACCGATCCCCAGCTGCTCGCTCGCGCGGTGCTGGCGGGGCTGCTGGGGCCCGTCATGGCGGGGCCGGTCAATCTGGTCAACGCCCACCTGGTCGCGCGCGAGCGCGGGGTCGAGGTGCGCGTCGCCCGGGAGGACGAGACCCACGGTTACAACAGCCTGGTCACGGTGACGACCCAGACGCGCGAGGGACGGAAGATCATCGCCGGCACCGTCTTCGACGGCCAGCCGCGGATCGTGCGCCTGCGCGACCTCAACATCGAGTTCACGCCGGAGGGCCACATCCTGGTGCTGTCCTACGAGGACCGCCCCGGCATGGTGGGGCGGATCGGGACGACGCTCGGAGGCCTGGGGATCAACATCGCTTCCATGCACGTCGGCCGGCGATCCAAGCGGGGCCGGGCCATCGTCGTGCTGATCCTGGACGAGGAGCTCACGCCGAGCCAGGTCGGGGGCGTGGCCCGGGCCGTGGAAGCCGACTTTGCGCGATTCATCCGGCTGACGTAATTTCTTGATGGGCGGCCCCGCCCCCTGCTAGGCTCTGGGGGTGCGCAGACGAGGGGTCGTCGCGTTCGCCCTGATTGCCCTGTTCGCCGCGGGGTGCGCTACCACGCAGTCCCGCGCCGGACACAGCGAGTTCGAGGACATCCCGGTCCCGAAGGGTCTCACGTATCTCGAGGACCGCTCGACGATCATCGAGTCGCCCTCGGTCAAGGCCGCGCGGCTTCTCTATCGGGGCCGTATCGAGATCACCAGCCTCGCGTTCGCCCTGCGAACGACCCTCGAAGCCAACGGCTGGCGGAGCGTCAGCAGCACGACGAGCGGTCCCCAAGGCACGACGCAGGTCTACGAGAAGGGCGGCAATTCACTCCAGGTCCGGCTCTGGGAGGGGTGGTACTTCACTTACGTGGAGTTGACCGCCAGCCGGGCGCTGCAGGCCGCGAAATAGCCGGCGTGTCACAGGGTGTCACCGGCTCGACGCCGTGGCCGTCTGATTCCGTAGCTTAACTCCTCGAAAAAACGAGGCTTTCCACTCCTCCGGCTCCGGCACTCGCATTGCTTCACGGATGGGTCGCCGATAACCCACTCCAGGCCATCACCTTGGGCACCAAGAAACTCGTACCGCCTACCCCACGCAAGCGCGGCCGACGCGCGCTACAGATACCCGTCCGTGACCGGTTGCTCGGCCTGGCCATGCTCTTCGTCGTGCTCGTCCCCGCCTACGTAGCCACCCAGCGAGCGGAAGATTCAGCCGACCTGCTCGACGGCGGCCCGGGCGATCAAGCCACGGCGCTCGACGCCGCTCCCGACGCGCAGGTAATCCACGCCCACATCCGCGAGGTGGCTGCTCGCTATGGCGTTTCCGCCAGGCTGGTCGTCGCGGTCATTTCCGTCGAATCCGAGTTCAACCCGCGCGCGGTCTCCCGAAAAGGCGCGCGAGGCCTGATGCAGCTGATGCCGGCGACGGCCTCGAGCCTGCGCGTCGACGACTCGTTCGATCCGCTGGTGAACATCGAGGCCGGCGTGCGCCACCTGCGACGGCTGATGGATCGGTTCGACAACGACCTGCCGGTGGTGCTCGCGGCCTACAACGCCGGCGAGCGCGCGGTCATCGTCTACGGAGGCATCCCACCCTATCGCGAAACCCGCAAGTACGTCGTCCGCGTCCTCCGACGCGTCGACCCCGATCTGGCCCGCGCCTTCTTGCAGGAGTACGGGCGTCGCCAGGCGACGCCCGACCGGGGACGAGGTCGATCCCGCCGCGCCACCGGGGCCGACGACCCGGCGGCATCAGCGAAACCGATCAGCCTCGACGCGCAGGTAGCGACCGACGCGCAGGTCGCGACCGACGGCGGCTTCCTGTTCCGACCGCCGCGAGGAGTTCGAGAGGATCGGTCGAGCGCCGCCGAGCCTCCGGCTAAGGGCCGCGCCGCTGCGCAGAGCCCGTAGCCGGCGTGCTCACGGGTTCCGCCAGGCCCAGCCGTCCCATCCCGTGATGAAGGTGTCGGCTTCCGCGGGCCCCCAGGACCCGGCTTCGTACACCGGGGGAGGCGCGGCGGACTCTCTCCAGGCCTCGAGCACCGGCGCCAGGATGGCCCAGGCCTGCTCCACCCAGTCGCCGCGCGCGAAGAGCGTGGCATCGCCGTGGATGACGTCGAGCAGCAGTCGCTCGTACGCCTCGGGCGGCTGGCCCCCGAAAACCTCGCCGTAGCGGAAGTCGAGCGTGACGGGCGCGAGGTGTAGGTCCGGTCCCGGGACCTTCGCCGCCACCGTCAGCGCGATGCCCTCGCCCGGCTGGATGCGCAGCACGAGCTGGTTGGGGCCGACCCCGGTGGGGTGACGGCGGAAGATCATGTGGGGCGTCCGGCGGAACTGGATGACGATCTCGCTGACCCGCTTCGCCAGCCGCTTGCCGGTCCGGAGATAGAAAGGGACGCCCGCCCACCGCCAGTTGTCGACGAAGAGCTTGAGCGCCGCATAGGTCTCCGTCCGTGAGTCCCGGGCGACGCCCTTTTCTTCCCGGTAGCCGACCACGTGCTTGCCCTCCACGAAGCCGGGCCCGTACTGCCCCCGCAGCGCGACCTCGGCCACCTGCGTCCGATCGATCGGGCGGATCGCCTGCAGCACCTTGTTCTTCTCGTCGCGCACCGGCGCGGCGTCGAAGGTCACCGGCGGTTCCATCGCGATGAGGCAGAGGAGCTGGAGCAGGTGGTTCTGCACCATGTCGCGCAGGGCGCCCGCTTCCTCGTAGTAGGCGCCCCGCGTCTCCACGCCGATGGACTCCGCCACCGTGATCTGCACGTTGGCGACGTGGTTGCGGTTCCAGAGCGGCTCGAAGATCTCGTTGGCGAAGCGCAGGACGAGGAGGTTCTGGACGGTTTCCTTGCCGAGATAGTGATCGATCCGGTAGATCTGTTCCTCGCCGAAGTACCGCCGCAACTGACGGTTGAGGGCGCGCGCGCTCTCGACGTCGCGGCCGAACGGCTTCTCCACGACGACGCGCGTCCAGCCATTGCGGCTCTGGGCGAGACCCGAGTTCCCCAGGTTCTCGACGATGTCATCGTAGAGGCTCGGCGGCGTGGCGCAGTAGAAGAGACGATTGGCCGATCCGCCGCGGCGCGGCTCCGTGTCGCTCAAGAACGTCTTCAGCTCGTCGTAGAGCGATGGCTCCTTGGGGTCGCCCGGCAGGTAGTACAGGGCCTGGGCGAAGCGCTCCCACACGAGCTCGGACGGGGGCTGCACCCGCCCGTGGTCGCTCACGGCCTCCCGCATCCGTCGCCGGAAGTCGTCGTGGCTCATCTCGGTCCGGGCGACGGCGAGGATGGTGAAGGGCTCCGGCAACGTGCGGGTCGCGTAGAGCGCGAAGAGGGCGGGCAGCAGCTTCCGGCGCGTCAGATCGCCGGAGGCGCCGAAGATGATCAGCGAGAACGGCTCATCGGCGGATGGCATGGCCCCCGAAGGCGTTGCGGAGCGCGGCCAGCAGGCGATCCGCGAAAGAGTTGTCGCGACGCGAGCGGAAGCGCGCGAAGAGGGCGGCGGTGATGGCCGGCGCGGGCACCGCCTTTTCGACGGCGTCCTCGATCGTCCACCGGCCTTCGCCGGAGTCCTCGACCCAGCCCTTGATCGTGGAGAGCTTGGGATCGTGGCTCAGGGCGCCGGCGGCGAGCTCGAGCAGCCACGAGCGCACGACGCTGCCGCGGTTCCACAGCAGCGCGATCGCCGGCAGGTCGAGGCCGTAGTCGGACGCCGACAGGAGCTCGAAACCCTCGGCATACGCCTGCATCAGACCGTACTCGATGCCGTTGTGGATCATCTTCACGTAGTGGCCACTGCCGACGGCGCCGACGTGCAGCCAGCCCTCGGGCGGGGCGAGGGTGGTGAAGATCGGCGCCAGCCGCTGGACGACGTCGCGCTCGCCGCCGATCATCAGACAGTAACCTTCCGACAGACCCCAGATGCCGCCACTCACGCCGGCGTCCACGTAGTGGAGGCCTCGCGACCTCAGGGCGGGAGCGCGGCGGACGTCATCCTTGTAGTGGGTGTTGCCGCCCTCGATGAGCGTGTCGCCCGGCGCCAGCAACTCGGCCAGGCCGCGCAGCGCGATCTCGGTCGGCTCGCCGGCCGGAACCATGATCCACACGGCGCGCGGCGCCGGCAGCGCCGTGACCAGCTCGCGGAGCGAGGCGGCGGACTCGATGCCGTTGCTCTGCACCGCCAGACGCGCCGTCGCCGAAGGATCATAGCCGACGACGCGGTGCCCCCCGCGCACGAGACGCGTCGCCATGTTGCCGCCCATCCGCCCGAGGCCGACCAGCCCCAGGTCCATTAGATTTGCCGTCGGCGCGCCTGCGCCGGGCCTCCGGCGCCCGACGGTCGGGGCAACGTTGGACTCATGACAATTTCCTCGTGAACGCTACGCGCAGGTGGTCGATCGCTGCGACGGCGGACCCGGCAATGGGCAGCCACACGACGCGGCGATTTGCCGCGCGCAGCGTCGCGAGATCGCCGAGTGCCTGCGCCATCTTGAGTGGGGCGAAGCCATAGCGCTCGCCGGGGATCGGCAGATCGTCACGAACTTCGCCGGCCATGACGACGAGAATGGGCGTGGGCGGACCGCCCTTGTGGAGCTGTCCGGTCGCGTGCAGGTACCGCGGCCCGTAGCCGAGCGTCGTCGCCAGCCGCGTACTGTCGCGCACCAGGCGACGGAGCGATTGCAACGCCTCCGTCGTGGCGGGCTCGGGCGTGAGATACGCCAGCAGCCCGACGTAGTCGCCCGGTCGCGCCTGCGCGAGGGTTTCGGCGAGCGTCTCGACGGTGTCGGCGGGCCACTCGGGCAGCCGGCCGCGTTCCTTCAAGGTGGCCAGCGCTGCCTGAGTCGCGTCCTTGGCCTGGGCGACGTCCGGCTCGTCGAAGGGATTCACGTCGAGCAGAACACTGGCGGCGGCCGTGGCCATCTCCCACCGGAAGAATTCACCGCCCACGTCCAGGCGGTCGGCGAGCGTGATCGAAAACACGGGATGGCCGGCCGCTTCCAGAGGCTTCAGCGCGCGCGCGACGCTCTCATCGGCGCCGAGCGTGATGCCGACGAAGACGCGATCGCTCCCGTAGGCGGCCGGCGGGCCCGGAGGTTCACCGTCGACGACGACGAGCCCGCGGCCCTGCTTGCCGGTGGACTCCGTCAGGAGCTGCTCGAGCCAGGCCCCCAGCGAACGCAGCGGCTCGGAGATCACGAACGTGACCTTGTCGCGTCCAGCGACGGCGAGACCACCCAGCACCGCGCCCAGTCTCAGCGCAGGATTGGCGGCGACCGGCACGTCGGCGCCGCACGCGGTGGCCATCCGATGCGCGCGCTCGAGCAGGGTCGCGAGGTCGACGCCGAGCAGCACGCCGGGAACGAGGCCGAAGAACGAGAGCGCGGAGAACCGGCCGCCGATGTCGGCCGGGTTGACG containing:
- the serA gene encoding phosphoglycerate dehydrogenase; this translates as MRVLVVDVIAPEGPAYLRERGFQVDELIKPSLDTLYARVPDYDALITRSGTAVTPDLLKHASRLRIVARAGVGVDNIDVDACSRRGIVVVNAPYGNVVSAAEHTMGVLLALVRRIPEAHGSLKALTWDRTIYGAELLRKTVGVVGLGKVGSRVAARLRAFETELLVYDPYVAEARAREVGARLTDFETLLRESDVITFHVPLTDETTNMVAARELGLMKRGVRLVNCARGGVVNEADLLAALESGHVAGAAIDVWSEEPPRSKLLRRLIADPRVVVTPHLGANSGEAQVNVALDVARQIVAFRDGDLVEYAVNIPVGDSAVLAELKPFIGLADRLGRFCVQLDPEHLASVEVKVAGAVAQTDPQLLARAVLAGLLGPVMAGPVNLVNAHLVARERGVEVRVAREDETHGYNSLVTVTTQTREGRKIIAGTVFDGQPRIVRLRDLNIEFTPEGHILVLSYEDRPGMVGRIGTTLGGLGINIASMHVGRRSKRGRAIVVLILDEELTPSQVGGVARAVEADFARFIRLT
- a CDS encoding transglycosylase SLT domain-containing protein — protein: MLFVVLVPAYVATQRAEDSADLLDGGPGDQATALDAAPDAQVIHAHIREVAARYGVSARLVVAVISVESEFNPRAVSRKGARGLMQLMPATASSLRVDDSFDPLVNIEAGVRHLRRLMDRFDNDLPVVLAAYNAGERAVIVYGGIPPYRETRKYVVRVLRRVDPDLARAFLQEYGRRQATPDRGRGRSRRATGADDPAASAKPISLDAQVATDAQVATDGGFLFRPPRGVREDRSSAAEPPAKGRAAAQSP
- the zwf gene encoding glucose-6-phosphate dehydrogenase, with the translated sequence MPSADEPFSLIIFGASGDLTRRKLLPALFALYATRTLPEPFTILAVARTEMSHDDFRRRMREAVSDHGRVQPPSELVWERFAQALYYLPGDPKEPSLYDELKTFLSDTEPRRGGSANRLFYCATPPSLYDDIVENLGNSGLAQSRNGWTRVVVEKPFGRDVESARALNRQLRRYFGEEQIYRIDHYLGKETVQNLLVLRFANEIFEPLWNRNHVANVQITVAESIGVETRGAYYEEAGALRDMVQNHLLQLLCLIAMEPPVTFDAAPVRDEKNKVLQAIRPIDRTQVAEVALRGQYGPGFVEGKHVVGYREEKGVARDSRTETYAALKLFVDNWRWAGVPFYLRTGKRLAKRVSEIVIQFRRTPHMIFRRHPTGVGPNQLVLRIQPGEGIALTVAAKVPGPDLHLAPVTLDFRYGEVFGGQPPEAYERLLLDVIHGDATLFARGDWVEQAWAILAPVLEAWRESAAPPPVYEAGSWGPAEADTFITGWDGWAWRNP
- the gnd gene encoding decarboxylating 6-phosphogluconate dehydrogenase; protein product: MDLGLVGLGRMGGNMATRLVRGGHRVVGYDPSATARLAVQSNGIESAASLRELVTALPAPRAVWIMVPAGEPTEIALRGLAELLAPGDTLIEGGNTHYKDDVRRAPALRSRGLHYVDAGVSGGIWGLSEGYCLMIGGERDVVQRLAPIFTTLAPPEGWLHVGAVGSGHYVKMIHNGIEYGLMQAYAEGFELLSASDYGLDLPAIALLWNRGSVVRSWLLELAAGALSHDPKLSTIKGWVEDSGEGRWTIEDAVEKAVPAPAITAALFARFRSRRDNSFADRLLAALRNAFGGHAIRR
- the rpiB gene encoding ribose 5-phosphate isomerase B gives rise to the protein MRLVIGGDHHGVAYKAEVGRALTTDGHHVVDVGSSTPDAVDYPDYARIVGVTVRDGAADAGILICGSGAGVSIAANKIRGVRAALCHDLFTARQSREDDDANVLCLGAKVVTVEMAIALTRAFVGARFSGAERHVRRLAKIRALEEGDTMNARPAPSIDALPPVAAALEALERLGAGTRIWKEDASLWSNVATVRAAIVNRLGWLTVAASMRAQVGDLVNFAGAVRADGITDVVLLGMGGSSLAAETLAMTFAPAGRAPALTVLDTTDPGAIRDVRARLKLANTLFIVASKSGTTAEMQALYRFFRGEVERAVERPGSHFVAITDAGTPLERLATEARFRRTFVNPADIGGRFSALSFFGLVPGVLLGVDLATLLERAHRMATACGADVPVAANPALRLGAVLGGLAVAGRDKVTFVISEPLRSLGAWLEQLLTESTGKQGRGLVVVDGEPPGPPAAYGSDRVFVGITLGADESVARALKPLEAAGHPVFSITLADRLDVGGEFFRWEMATAAASVLLDVNPFDEPDVAQAKDATQAALATLKERGRLPEWPADTVETLAETLAQARPGDYVGLLAYLTPEPATTEALQSLRRLVRDSTRLATTLGYGPRYLHATGQLHKGGPPTPILVVMAGEVRDDLPIPGERYGFAPLKMAQALGDLATLRAANRRVVWLPIAGSAVAAIDHLRVAFTRKLS